Genomic DNA from Spiroplasma alleghenense:
TAAAAAAAATAGGGTGATAAATTTATACAATAGTAAATAACTGGTTCTCATTTTTTAAAATCTCCTATAAATAATTCGCAAAAAAAGCAAGAAATCTCAATATTTCTTGCTTTAATTTTTAATTCAACTAATCTTCTAAATTTTCTTTTTTGATCGGCTTGGATTTAATCATTCTTGTAATGTACCAAACGGCTGTACCCAAAACTATTAAACCCAAAATTGAAGCTCCTGCCAGAATCATTATTTGGTTTATTTTTTTCGAATTTGTCTCACTATTATTAGTTTTATCATTTATTAAGATATCTATTTTATTTTCTCCTTTTAGCATTTTTGAAACTGGAGTTATTAAAATACTGAGATTATTTTCAGATGAACCGCTTTTCAACTGTTCTGTTAATTTTTCCAATTTAAAATCTTTATTAATTGTTAAGGACTCTATTTTAGATTCATCTTTTATTAATTTGGTTATTTGTTCAATTACAAAATCTTTGTTTAAATCTTTTTGATCTAATTTAATTTCCTTTTGAATAAGCAAATTTAAGTCAAAAGAAATATTTTCACCAACTGGTATGTCTTCATCAGTTTCATTAATGACAGGTTTAGGAATCTGAACTAATGAAGTTGGTATTTTATTTGGTTTGGTTGCCGGTATTGGATTTGAATTAGTAGGATTTGGTGGAATTGTTACCAAATTATTTGAAGCATTCAAAATTTCCATTGAAGGTTCTGAAGTTTCTATTTTTATGTTATTAAGTACTTCTGGTTTCTGAACTTGTGAATTTTCTGGTTTTTTAATTGGTTTTTCAAATTCAAAAGTATCTTTAATTTCATTTTCCTGAACAGTTTCAATTTCTGGCTCAGGAATCGGAAAGAAAATCGATTCTAAAAGTGCATGAACATAAGGTTTTGTAGGTCCATTTTTTATAGGTTCAGGCTTAGTTATCAGGATTGGAGAAGGAATTCCAACTGGTTTTTTCTCAGGTTCTTGTTTTGACATAGACTGTTCTACATCTTTTTCTGGTTCTTTGGTTAAAGATTCGCTATCTAATAAACCTTTTTCTTTCAAATACTGATCATATTTAAATTCCAAATTAACTTTTATCTTGGATTTGTTTTTGATTTTTACTGAATCAGCTCCCGAAACTTCAATATCAAAGACAATATTTTTTTCTTGATTGTTAATTGCGTTCAAAATTAAATCAACTGGTATTTCGCTTATTGAAAATTTTAAATTTATTTTTAATTGCTTATTTATAATTTCATTTATCGCACTTTCAATAACTTCCTTGATTTTTTTTCTATTTTCGATTGCTGTAAAATGAGCTTGAAAATCGATTGAAATTTTTTCAAAATTTATTTTACTTAAATCTAACGTTTCTTGCTCAATTACTTTTTGTTTTTTTGGAACATACTCGATTACAAAATTAGAAATACTAAAACTCGCTTCTGATTCAATATATAAAGTTTCTCTTCAAGGATTTTTTACCATTTCAGTACTGTGTTTCATTTCTAAACTCACGTATTCAGAAGTAAAATTATTATCAATACACATTGATGCAAAATACTTAACCTTACTATTAGGATTTCCTTTGGAAGTGTCCGCGACTACCGTCGGATATTCAGCAGAGTTTTTAACAATCGGGATTGAAAATATTTTATTAAAAAACTTACTTTCTAATTTTCCGTAAGCATTTCTAACAAATCACTTTGCTGAATAGTCCATTTTAAAATTGGCAGCAAGATAGTTATTTTTGCTAAATTCTGTATTTTTATAACTAAATGTGAATTTATCAGATTTTTCATCTCTTGGATATGCTTTTTGAAAAAACCCGGGATTTGCTTTTATGCTCACTCTTGGAACATTCATAGTTTTATTTCTGTTCAATTCAATCGTTTTATATTCGCTTTTTTTAAATTTACGAGTCGTATTCAAATTTAAAGACCTACTCATATTCGGTTCGATAAAATCTTTTCTGTTATCTTTAATTATTAAATTATTGCTAATACCCAATAAGGGACTTGATATTAAAAAAGGTGTTAATATTTTATAACCTAATAAATAGTTGGCTTTCATTTTTTAAAATCTCCTATAAATAATTCGCAAAAAAAAACAAAAAATACCAAAATTTCTTGTTTTAATTATTTTTAGTTAACTTACAAATATAAAAGCCGTCAGTATTTTTTTCAAATCCAAAAATTTGAATTTCCTCAAGAACAACCGCTTTTTCATTATTTTCTTGTAATAGTTTTATCTGGTTTTGATTCTCATCAAGATTGATAGTGCAAGTAGAGTAGACCATTTCCCCTCCAGGTTTTAATAATTCAAAAGCTCTTTGTAGTAATTTTTTTTGAGTTTGATAAATATTTTGTAAATGCTCAGTGGTAAATGATTGAAGTTTAATTTCTGGCTTACGCTTTAAGACACCAAATCCCGAACAAGGGGCATCCAAAACAATGTAGTCAAATTGGTTTTCACCAACTATTTGGGATGCATCTTGATTAATAATTTTGACATTTTCAACTCCAAGTCGAGCAATGTTTTGATTGATTAACTTTATTTTTTTTTCACTAATTTCACAACCAGTAATTTGAGCTTGATTATTTGTTAAAGCTGCTAAGTGAGTTAATTTACCTCCCGGAGCTGAACACATATCCAAAATTTTACTATTTGGTTGAGGATTTAAAACTTGACAAACCAAAGCTGAAGCCTCATCTTGAATAGTAATTTCCCCATCCTTGAATAAATCTGAGTCAATTACACTACGTTCTGAAATCAATGAATCATGACAGACCTCAGAATATTTAAAGTTATATTCTTCATGATAGCGTTTAAAAATATCATCAATATTCCCTTTTAAAGAGTTAACTCGAACAGCAATTTTAGCCTTCTGTAAAGAATTTTCTGCCACCTTTAAGGCAACA
This window encodes:
- the rsmB gene encoding 16S rRNA (cytosine(967)-C(5))-methyltransferase RsmB, with protein sequence MNSRKQALEILFEVFLNKQYSNVLLSKISSAKQISSVDKQFIYTLVYGTIKHKIFIEYVVNKLINPDKTPKKIQVILWMSVFQMIHLKNIPDYAIVNEAVELTKQVTPKFAGLVNGVLKRFLTEQKELLKVDIKNKQNIKPLSLSFPFWLFKKISRDYSLDVALKVAENSLQKAKIAVRVNSLKGNIDDIFKRYHEEYNFKYSEVCHDSLISERSVIDSDLFKDGEITIQDEASALVCQVLNPQPNSKILDMCSAPGGKLTHLAALTNNQAQITGCEISEKKIKLINQNIARLGVENVKIINQDASQIVGENQFDYIVLDAPCSGFGVLKRKPEIKLQSFTTEHLQNIYQTQKKLLQRAFELLKPGGEMVYSTCTINLDENQNQIKLLQENNEKAVVLEEIQIFGFEKNTDGFYICKLTKNN